A window of the Coprobacter fastidiosus genome harbors these coding sequences:
- a CDS encoding endonuclease → MKIKYFVCQSIISLFFTLSAYTLWAQIPNGYYDAIEGKKDKDLKTALYQIISNNGFKVVGYSGLWDAYKDTDARPDGKVWDMYSNTSNFTFVTDQDKGSGGTIEGDKYNREHSFPQSWFEKASGDMKSDLFNVYPTDKLVNNKRSNYPYGETNGEIYKSDNGFSKLGTCTFPGYSGTVFEPNDQYKGDFARSYFYIATCYEDVFPRFGGEMTAGNSYPGYKDWVIDLLLKWHRNDNVDSKEIDRNEAVQKKQHNRNPFIDYPELIEYIWGNKKGIAFNLPTSTDKTDMNTIHIATREESIIITTSVPVHVFLYNTYGTLIQSQNGQGEIHIPANRSGIYILKIQNDKHIITRKIKL, encoded by the coding sequence ATGAAAATCAAATATTTTGTTTGCCAAAGCATAATATCATTATTTTTTACTCTCTCTGCATATACTCTGTGGGCACAGATTCCTAATGGATATTACGATGCAATCGAAGGTAAAAAAGATAAAGATCTGAAGACTGCCTTATATCAGATTATCAGTAATAATGGATTCAAAGTTGTCGGATATAGCGGATTGTGGGATGCTTATAAAGACACGGATGCCCGTCCGGACGGAAAAGTTTGGGATATGTACTCAAACACTTCGAATTTCACATTTGTAACAGATCAGGATAAAGGTTCGGGAGGGACAATAGAAGGCGATAAATATAATCGGGAACACTCATTTCCGCAAAGTTGGTTTGAAAAAGCCTCAGGGGACATGAAATCCGATTTATTCAATGTTTATCCCACTGATAAACTCGTTAATAATAAACGAAGTAATTATCCGTATGGAGAAACCAATGGCGAAATTTATAAATCCGATAATGGTTTCAGCAAATTGGGGACATGCACCTTTCCCGGATATTCGGGAACTGTTTTCGAACCTAACGACCAATATAAAGGAGATTTCGCCCGTTCCTATTTTTATATTGCAACATGTTATGAAGATGTATTTCCCCGGTTCGGAGGAGAAATGACTGCCGGAAATTCGTATCCCGGTTATAAAGATTGGGTAATCGATCTTTTGTTGAAATGGCACAGAAACGACAACGTAGATTCGAAAGAGATCGACCGGAACGAAGCCGTCCAAAAGAAACAACACAACCGTAACCCGTTTATCGATTATCCCGAACTTATTGAATATATCTGGGGAAACAAAAAAGGTATAGCATTCAATCTGCCGACATCGACGGACAAAACAGATATGAACACCATACATATCGCTACCAGAGAGGAATCGATAATCATCACGACTTCCGTTCCCGTACATGTTTTTCTATATAATACTTACGGGACTTTGATACAATCCCAAAACGGACAAGGAGAGATACATATACCGGCAAATCGATCAGGTATTTATATTCTGAAAATTCAGAACGACAAACACATCATTACACGAAAAATAAAACTTTGA
- a CDS encoding endonuclease — protein sequence MKKFLLYSFSWLLFTGMLSLHAQEIPTGYYDKAIGKSGKALQEALSTILNNGAKDVGYDGLYSVYRTSDNRSGKVWDMYSDITDFSFSNTCGNYKNEGDCYNREHSVPQSWFNEARPMKSDAWLVYPTDGKINGYRSNNPFGEVGSKYSSSANGFSKWGTSATPGITGTVFEPNDMYKGDFARAYFYIATRYADKCGNWQSQVFSSSFPHLAKPTLDMMLRWHQKDAVSEKEIVRNDAVYNEQRNRNPFIDYPELVDLIFGDRTDEPFNPDGSEHPYLISPLNGSTINIGTTLFNHSVSNNILIQGKNIENDLTLTLSGTDATLFSLSETIVSASDINDGKQITVTYLPTEVGLNNATLTISGKDLAYSTQVTLTGKAIDGFAALDPINITSNSFTAQWSAANGATGYLLDVYYLDNTSSGEEVTVLNTNFKELTQIPKGWETSGFAAIEGDNGVRLASGSRDGSISTPALDLSGNETSLYIKASPYKGAAPLYIYLDGKKIDELNVSSQIEKKMPLPAGTPSSVIKLEASSDKRIYVEEIIISKGGGYKEVRVNGYPKQVGNTLSETVTGLTPSTEYYYTVTPIGGTASKSNEIKVTTSDDPAALPDITDISYSVIYSNTNRLYISNAPANTKVYVFTIDGQLILERTLHDENLEEYTIDTAGVYIVKIVSPQGSKSNKVIIEN from the coding sequence ATGAAAAAATTTTTACTTTATTCCTTTTCGTGGCTATTGTTTACAGGCATGTTATCCTTACACGCCCAAGAAATTCCCACAGGCTATTATGACAAAGCTATAGGAAAAAGCGGAAAGGCTTTGCAAGAAGCATTATCTACGATATTAAATAACGGAGCTAAAGATGTCGGATATGACGGGCTATATTCCGTTTATCGAACTTCGGATAACCGGAGCGGAAAAGTATGGGACATGTACTCCGACATAACAGATTTTTCTTTTAGTAATACATGCGGGAACTATAAAAACGAAGGAGATTGCTATAATCGGGAACATTCAGTTCCGCAAAGCTGGTTTAATGAAGCTCGTCCTATGAAATCGGATGCATGGCTGGTATATCCGACAGACGGGAAAATAAACGGATACAGATCAAACAATCCCTTCGGAGAGGTCGGCTCAAAATACAGTTCTTCGGCAAACGGTTTTTCTAAATGGGGGACATCCGCTACTCCCGGGATAACCGGAACGGTATTCGAACCGAACGATATGTATAAAGGGGATTTTGCCCGTGCCTATTTTTATATTGCCACCCGATATGCCGATAAGTGCGGAAACTGGCAAAGTCAGGTATTCAGTTCTTCATTTCCTCATTTAGCCAAACCGACTTTGGATATGATGCTCCGCTGGCATCAAAAAGATGCCGTAAGTGAAAAGGAAATAGTCAGAAACGATGCTGTTTATAATGAACAAAGAAACCGAAATCCGTTCATCGATTATCCCGAACTTGTCGATCTCATCTTCGGGGACAGGACCGACGAACCTTTTAATCCTGACGGAAGCGAACATCCTTATCTGATTTCTCCATTAAACGGATCGACAATAAACATTGGAACTACATTGTTTAATCACTCCGTCAGTAACAATATTCTCATACAAGGGAAAAATATCGAGAATGATCTGACTCTTACTCTTAGCGGAACAGATGCAACACTCTTTTCTCTATCGGAAACGATTGTTTCCGCATCGGATATTAACGACGGGAAACAGATAACCGTAACCTATTTACCGACAGAAGTCGGTCTGAATAACGCGACATTGACAATATCGGGAAAAGATTTGGCCTATTCTACACAAGTTACCCTAACCGGAAAAGCGATAGACGGATTTGCGGCATTAGACCCGATAAATATTACCAGTAATTCTTTTACCGCACAGTGGAGTGCGGCCAATGGTGCAACCGGATATTTGTTGGATGTCTATTATTTAGATAATACATCTTCGGGAGAGGAAGTCACGGTATTAAATACGAATTTTAAAGAATTGACTCAAATCCCTAAAGGCTGGGAAACTTCCGGATTTGCTGCGATAGAAGGCGATAACGGTGTACGCCTGGCTTCGGGAAGTAGAGACGGATCTATCTCTACTCCGGCTCTCGACCTTTCGGGTAATGAGACTTCATTATATATAAAAGCATCTCCATATAAAGGAGCTGCACCACTATATATTTATCTGGACGGTAAAAAGATAGATGAGCTGAATGTCAGCAGCCAAATAGAAAAAAAGATGCCACTACCGGCCGGCACACCATCTTCGGTAATAAAATTAGAAGCCTCTTCGGACAAACGTATTTATGTTGAAGAAATCATCATCAGTAAAGGTGGCGGATACAAAGAAGTACGAGTAAACGGTTATCCCAAACAAGTAGGAAATACCCTTTCCGAAACAGTAACAGGGCTTACCCCTTCTACAGAATATTACTATACAGTTACGCCTATCGGAGGAACAGCTTCGAAATCGAATGAAATCAAAGTAACGACTTCCGATGATCCTGCAGCTCTTCCCGACATAACAGATATTAGTTATTCTGTCATATATAGTAATACAAACCGACTATATATCTCTAATGCCCCGGCAAATACGAAAGTATATGTATTTACCATAGACGGACAATTGATTCTGGAACGCACTTTACATGATGAGAATCTTGAAGAATATACAATCGATACAGCAGGTGTTTATATTGTAAAAATAGTCTCACCGCAAGGAAGTAAAAGCAATAAAGTTATTATCGAAAACTAA
- a CDS encoding magnesium transporter CorA family protein produces MGDLYMKTYLNGIKLMPEKIWMPNYWINIEQPDKIDIDYLLNELNVPESFLKDIEDPEERPRIEYEDEWQMIILRIPTKGHDTGYAYTTVPLGIFLKNDLIISVCFYENEMIGDFIRYNQRKEIGFNNPYDLVLQLIFSAAVWYMKYLKQLNIIIKESEKELERSIKNQELQALLQIEKCFVFFITSLKGNTILLHRIKHDKRSSKYIDPDQVEDVEIEMRQALETSNIYSDILAGMMDAYASVIGNNMGDIMKQLTSISLILMIPTLIASLYGMNVPNSLQDSPYGFPIILIASITLSTFGVWLFRKRRWF; encoded by the coding sequence ATGGGAGATTTGTATATGAAGACTTATCTGAACGGCATAAAACTTATGCCCGAAAAAATCTGGATGCCCAATTATTGGATCAATATCGAACAACCCGACAAGATCGATATCGACTATCTGCTTAACGAGCTCAATGTTCCCGAGTCTTTTCTGAAAGACATAGAAGACCCTGAAGAAAGGCCACGTATCGAATACGAAGACGAATGGCAAATGATTATCCTTCGTATCCCGACAAAAGGCCATGATACCGGATATGCCTACACGACAGTTCCTTTAGGTATTTTCTTAAAAAACGACCTGATCATCTCTGTATGTTTTTACGAAAATGAAATGATAGGGGATTTTATCCGATATAATCAACGTAAAGAGATCGGATTCAATAATCCCTATGATCTGGTTCTTCAACTCATATTTTCTGCGGCAGTATGGTACATGAAATATCTCAAACAACTGAATATCATTATAAAGGAGAGCGAAAAAGAATTAGAAAGATCTATTAAAAATCAAGAGCTTCAAGCGCTATTGCAGATAGAAAAATGTTTTGTCTTTTTTATAACCAGTTTAAAAGGGAATACTATTCTCCTGCACAGGATCAAACACGATAAAAGGAGCAGTAAATATATTGATCCCGATCAGGTCGAAGATGTAGAAATAGAAATGAGACAAGCCCTTGAGACCTCTAATATATATAGCGACATTCTTGCCGGTATGATGGATGCATACGCTTCTGTGATCGGAAATAATATGGGCGATATCATGAAACAGCTAACCTCAATCTCCCTTATTCTCATGATTCCGACTCTCATCGCAAGTCTATACGGGATGAACGTACCCAATTCGTTACAAGATAGTCCGTATGGCTTTCCTATCATTTTAATAGCATCAATCACTTTATCTACTTTCGGTGTATGGTTATTCCGTAAACGTCGTTGGTTTTAA
- a CDS encoding Kelch repeat-containing protein yields the protein MKKIFIFSILSFFFLLHISATDISSGLNFASHEVIKEKRTSLLLNDGKEFYLPEGFSLDFGLRFRTELHNYGYIFRIIANDTVCFDLVSNYSDGRKSLSFIEGNRIFTPFSRQILEQYEKNSWVTVHFGINPKTKEITISFNGEEIKIPYHYKKLSRYRFQFGYCSHPDFLSYDVPPMAIKNIRIEDQEGKIEAYWPLREHQIAEVYDSVSCRSAIVHNPIWEIDKHTQWEKDRSFVSGHYTQIAFNEKDNILYFADQKQILVYHLTDNRIDTILVQSGNPYYVSSNQLIYQPSTNELWSYDFDGPIISRFDFKTHKWSQANKDTKNPIHTHHNSFISPKDSNLYIFGGYGEYHYKNDFLKLYSDESKWEKIDMKGSIPPRYLSALGIKSENSILIFGGYGHISGLQELGPYNYYDLYEADPYTGKIKKLWSLDKQEEPFVVSNAMIIDTTENLFYTLCFPNNRSNSHIVLKSFDISNGNSRTLADTIPYPFEDINAYCSLFYSKKDNKLYAVTIFHEKDKSQISVYSLLYPPLSTASIIQPAREKADFMWLYIATAIILIIGTALFIIYKRKKKSTVQDSVILNMEEYVPEAIPNRSAILFLGGFQVWDKNGNDITKSFTPTLRYLLILIILYTQKNGKGISNSTMCEILWADKSDESAQNNRRVTIRKLKVLLEEIGGIELVNTNTYWATKCSEPFFCDYYTVFESLKKLQKQSKVQVNKLYDVLHLIANGLPLPYLNQDWVDSFKSDYANYVQDMLWNIVQSGNLTDFRLLTKIADIIFLFDPTDENAIHLKCNVLVKNGKVGLAKSTYDAFCSEYEQLLGTPYNKSFNDICH from the coding sequence ATGAAGAAAATTTTCATATTTTCTATTTTGTCGTTTTTCTTCCTTTTACATATTTCAGCAACGGATATCTCCTCTGGTTTAAATTTTGCATCCCATGAGGTAATCAAAGAAAAAAGGACTTCTTTATTGTTGAATGACGGTAAAGAATTTTACCTGCCCGAAGGATTTTCCTTGGATTTCGGATTGCGGTTCAGAACCGAATTGCACAACTACGGATATATTTTCAGAATCATAGCTAACGATACGGTATGCTTTGATTTGGTATCCAATTATTCCGATGGACGAAAATCTTTAAGTTTTATCGAAGGAAACAGAATATTCACTCCCTTCAGCAGACAGATATTGGAGCAATACGAAAAAAACAGTTGGGTTACGGTTCATTTCGGTATAAACCCTAAAACAAAAGAAATAACAATATCGTTTAATGGTGAGGAGATCAAAATTCCATATCATTACAAAAAATTGTCTCGATATCGTTTTCAATTCGGATATTGCAGTCATCCCGACTTTCTTTCCTACGATGTCCCTCCCATGGCAATCAAAAATATACGCATTGAAGATCAAGAAGGTAAAATAGAAGCATACTGGCCATTGAGAGAACATCAGATCGCAGAAGTATATGACTCGGTTTCTTGTAGATCTGCAATAGTACACAATCCCATTTGGGAAATAGATAAACATACGCAATGGGAAAAAGATCGATCTTTCGTTTCGGGACATTACACTCAAATTGCCTTCAACGAAAAAGATAATATACTTTATTTTGCAGATCAAAAACAAATTCTCGTTTATCATTTGACCGATAACCGCATAGATACAATCCTCGTACAATCGGGAAACCCGTACTATGTGAGTTCGAACCAGTTAATTTATCAACCTTCGACAAACGAACTATGGTCTTATGACTTCGACGGTCCTATCATCTCCCGATTCGACTTCAAAACCCATAAGTGGAGTCAAGCCAATAAAGACACAAAGAACCCTATCCATACTCACCATAACTCTTTTATTTCTCCAAAAGATTCTAATTTATACATATTCGGAGGATATGGCGAATATCATTATAAGAATGATTTTCTCAAACTATATTCCGACGAATCGAAATGGGAAAAAATCGATATGAAAGGTTCGATTCCTCCTCGTTATCTGAGTGCATTAGGCATAAAATCGGAAAACTCTATACTGATATTCGGAGGATATGGCCATATCAGCGGATTACAAGAATTAGGACCTTATAATTATTATGATTTATACGAAGCAGATCCCTACACGGGAAAAATAAAGAAGTTATGGTCGTTGGATAAACAAGAAGAGCCTTTTGTCGTATCGAACGCTATGATAATAGATACTACCGAAAACTTATTTTACACACTTTGCTTCCCCAATAACCGGAGTAACAGCCATATTGTTCTGAAATCATTCGATATAAGCAACGGAAATTCCCGGACATTAGCAGATACGATTCCCTATCCATTCGAAGATATAAATGCATACTGCTCTCTATTTTACAGCAAGAAAGACAATAAATTATATGCCGTAACCATTTTTCACGAAAAAGACAAATCTCAAATATCCGTATATTCATTACTGTATCCGCCATTATCTACAGCGAGCATTATTCAACCGGCCCGGGAAAAGGCCGACTTTATGTGGTTATATATCGCAACGGCAATTATTCTGATTATAGGAACGGCACTATTCATAATATATAAAAGAAAGAAAAAATCTACAGTTCAAGATTCGGTGATCTTAAATATGGAAGAATATGTTCCCGAAGCAATTCCAAATCGATCGGCAATATTATTTCTCGGAGGATTTCAAGTGTGGGACAAAAACGGAAACGATATAACCAAATCATTTACTCCGACATTAAGATATTTACTTATATTGATCATTCTCTACACACAGAAAAACGGAAAAGGAATTTCCAACTCTACTATGTGTGAAATCTTGTGGGCAGACAAAAGCGATGAAAGCGCACAGAACAACCGGCGGGTTACCATTCGGAAACTAAAAGTTTTGCTTGAAGAAATAGGAGGTATCGAATTAGTAAATACAAATACTTATTGGGCGACGAAATGCAGCGAACCGTTCTTTTGCGACTATTATACGGTTTTCGAGAGTCTGAAAAAGTTACAAAAACAATCAAAGGTTCAAGTAAATAAATTATATGACGTACTGCATCTCATCGCTAACGGATTACCATTGCCATATCTGAATCAGGACTGGGTCGATTCTTTCAAATCCGATTACGCCAATTATGTTCAAGATATGCTATGGAATATCGTACAATCAGGGAATCTGACAGATTTCAGACTCCTTACCAAAATTGCAGACATTATTTTCTTATTCGACCCTACAGATGAAAATGCCATACACTTAAAATGTAACGTACTGGTAAAAAATGGTAAAGTAGGACTGGCAAAGAGCACTTATGATGCATTCTGCTCAGAATATGAACAGTTATTAGGAACTCCGTATAATAAATCTTTTAATGATATATGTCATTAA